A stretch of the Rosa rugosa chromosome 5, drRosRugo1.1, whole genome shotgun sequence genome encodes the following:
- the LOC133708510 gene encoding uncharacterized protein LOC133708510, with amino-acid sequence MIWKHMKREGQVSLFTFNVSNKDRDLLTWLGRNNVHHFPIISSKECPKQDPSSVDNGIAVTYIIKRLSEGLELESTFKKGAMTQQRAHVLGRFLSDNNDG; translated from the exons ATGATATGGAAACATATGAAAAGAGAAGGGCAAGTGAGTCTATTTACGTTCAATGTATCAAACAAAGACAGGGACTTGCTTACCTGGTTGGGAAGGAATAATGTTCATCATTTCCCTATTATTTCAAGCAAGGAATGTCCTAAACAAGATCCTTCCAG TGTGGACAACGGGATTGCTGTGACGTACATTATCAAGCGATTATCGGAAGGTCTTGAATTAGAGTCTACCTTTAAAAAAGGTGCCATGACTCAGCAGAGAGCACATGTTTTGGGAAGGTTCTTAAGTGACAACAATGACGGTTAG